Below is a genomic region from Methanofollis sp. UBA420.
CGGATCCAGTGCAGGGTTTAACTGATGCTGGAGAATTGTCTGGATGAACTCATTGGATTCGGGGTTTTCTGTAAACTTCAGAACTCCTCTGACCAACCCTTCCTGCAGGCTGCCAGAATCTGAAGTGCCTTTCGAGTCGGATTTCAGTGCCAGAATAATTCCGGAAATGGTGTCATCGAGATCGTTCAGAATGTCTGTCTGCAGTTCTTCTGATGGCGGAAGAGCGAGCAGGTCGTTGTCGGATGGTTGCGTCTGGCCTGCCTCTCGGGCCGGTGTTATGCTTGAAGAAGCACTTTCACTGCGTATGTCTTGAATCGGCCCTGATAACTCTCCTTCGGCAGTTTCCACATTCCCCTCATCAGTTGAAGGGGATTGCCCTCCCCCGTCTGAAGTGGTTTCAAGAAGATGGGAAAACTCCCGGGAAAACTGCTCTGCATAGTGTGACAGGACATTGAGATCTGCGGCTTCATCAGGTGATTTTGTCGTTGCAGATTCCGCCCGAATAAAATCCTGCAAGTCCAGTCCGGCCTGTAAGGCATCATTCAGGAAATTCTGTAGCACCTGAGGGTCGGAAGTACTCTGCACCTCGTTGAGCTCCTGCAAGAGATCTTCAAACTGCGGCGTGAGATCGGGATCTGTTTCTGCAGNNNNNNNNNNNNNNNNNNNNNNNNNNNNNNNNNNNNNNNNNNNNNNNNNNNNNNNNNNNNNNNNNNNNNNNNNNNNNNNNNNNNNNNNNNNNNNNNNNNNNNNNNNNNNNNNNNNNNNNNNNNNNNNNNNNNNNNNNNNNNNNNNNNNNNNNNNNNNNNNNNNNNNNNNNNNNNNNNNNNNNNNNNNNNNNNNNNCAGCCCGGGGGAGATCGGGATCTCCTTCCGGTTCCGGGTTCTCCCAGATCCCTTGCGTCTGCTCAAGGAGCCGGGAAAGTTCGTTCAGCGCATCCTGCAATGATTGGTCAGTTGAGTCTTTGAGGTGCAGAGAGTGTTGCGAGAAACGGTCGATGATGTCAAACGTCTTTTGGAGGAGAACCTTCAGTGCTTGAATACCTGCAAAGGGGCTTTTCTTGGCAAGGTTCCGAAGATCCGACCAGGCGCGGTTCCGTTTAAGGTTCAGGTATAGAGGGTAAAACACGCCAAACCGCTCTATGAAGCGCTGGGCATCCCGGATCTCGTAATGATCCCCCAGGATAAGTTCTGATGCACATATTTCTGCGATATCTTCACGAACCCGGCGAGGGATAGTACGGGGAACCGCAATGATAGTATTCAGATCGCCTTTCACGATCTGTGATAGCTGGTTCAATTCGTAGGGGGATTCTATTCCAGATACAGAATGTTCATCCATTCTTTTCACGCGTTCTTGCGGGGAGTTTTATCTCAAATTTCCAATAATGACGCAGTCGGATCTGTGCGAAGCATGTTCAGGATTTATACCGGCATTCAATATTCTTCTCGATATCTGCCATCTTTTCTTCTATTGCGTAGAGATCTTTGATCTTCTCTTCGTGCCTGAGGAGAATTTCATCGACATCTCTTCGAGAGATCCAGATATTTTGATTGAGATTGTTCTTTAAATCCGCCGTTTCAGTTTCCAATGACTGCTTTAATCTATTCTTTTTCTCTAAAATTTCGTTATATTCACGAATCAGCATCTTGTATTTAGAGTGGTCTATCGTGTTTGGTTTTATTCCAAGTGATCTGAGCGTGTCAGTCGCATTATACGTTTGCCAATTTGAATTTGTATAATACATATGGGACGGATTCTTTTCGCTATGCCTGACAAGATCCCACACTGTGCCGAACCTATTATTGCAATTTTTACAAGCCACGGTCTGGGGGAGTTTCTGGCTCGGATCATATGAATATTGGACAGACCGACTTATTTTGTCAAAGTCACTCACCTCGTTGCCCAGCTGGTAAGCGTTTATTCCGCCAGAAACGGCCACATCCAGAATACGTTTCCTGATCTGCTCTCGCTGATCGGGAACTGTCCAGAGCATATGCTGGAGCAGAGGGAGCATTGTGCGGTTGACGCTCGTATCTCCATTTGCTGCGGCTGCGACTTTCAGTACATGAAGGATCTTCTTCCATCGACGGTCTGAAATGCTAATTTCCACAGAACGTAACTCCTTCCGGAGCGCTAAAATACTGTTCAGGACGTCCGGGTCAACAGGCAATTTTTGCGCCTCTTCCCGGAGGGCATTGACATCCTGGATCGACAGTGTTGTGGAGGGCGTAAAGCCGTCGCTGCTTCCGGTGAGGTATTCGAAAAAGTTCTTCTCATCCTGAATGTAGTCGACAGAGTACCGGAGCAAGAACCGATCATAAAGAGCTTCGAGATTTTCATCCTCTTCCGGGAGTTCGTTTGATGCGCCAAAGACCGAGAGCAGAGGGATATCCAGAATATTTTTCCCGTTGTGGAACTTTCGCTCATTCAGGATGGTCAGAAGGCTGTTGAGGATGGAACTGTTTGCTTTGAAGATTTCATCGAGGAGGGCGATGTGCGCAGTCGGCAGGCATCCTTCAATATTGCGCCGGAACTCATCCTGCTCGAGGGCTTTCAGCGAAAGAGGGCCGAATATTTCATCGGGCGTTGTAAAGCGGGTAAGCAGATAATAATAGAATGTGCCCCCCTCAATCGACTTACAGATGGTGTGGGCCAGGTATGTTTTGGCCGTTCCCGGTGGCCCGAGAAAGAGTACATGCTCCCCGGATACTATTCCAAGGAGCGCCCCCCGTATTTCATCGTCCCGCTCCTTAAAAATAGACCTGAAAGAGGACTGAATTGCCGAAAGACTTTCCCTTATGACCATCGCATATTTCATATCAAGATGTGAAGTAATAAACCTTCTGTTTTTATTTAATGTTGCCACAATTACTTTAACAAAAAAGGGGCAGTTATTACGATTTGAAGCCCTTTCGGAAAATGAAAACCGTTTTTTCAGGTGTTCACTTCATACCTTTGTCGGACTTCGTGACTTTTTTGTTCGGGTTGAGCTGATTCGCTCTGTTGTCCAATGCAACTTTGTGTGAGACATGCGTCTTTGAACGCGTATCGGAAAATTAATTGTAAAATTCAGACTCACACCTCATTCAATAGAATCATCCGGAAGAATCCGGGTGCTGGGGGTCGCCGCCGTACTTCTTCACCGCGACGATCATCCCCACCGGAAAGTTGATGAAAAAACAGGGGGCGAAGCGGGTACCATGCGCGGCAGGGACCAGATCGCGGCGATCCTCCCGGACATGGGCAGGATATTCCTCCTGATCGGGCTCGTCTGCCTCACGCCCCTCGTCGTCGGGGCCATATACCACGAATGGAACCTCCTCCCGGCGATGATGACCGCACCCCTTGCGTTCTTCATCATCGGCGGCCTGCTCTCCCCCCTGCGGGTTCCGGCAGGGCAGGCGCACCTCTCCGTCGCCATCGCCGCTGTCGCCTGCATATGGTTTGTCTGCGCCCTTGTCGGCGCCCTCCCCTTCACGATCGGCCACCACATGCCCTTCACCGACAGCGTCTTCGAGGCGATGTCGGGATGGACCGACACCGGCCTCACCCTCATCGCCGACGTGGACGGGACACCAAAGACCCTCCTCTTCTGGCGGTCCTTCATGCAGTGGCTCGGCGGCATCGGGATCGTCGCCTTCACTGTCGCCCTTTCCCGGCGGTCGGGCACCCTCCAGAGGGGGCTGTACAGGTACGAGGGGAGGTCTGAGTCCCTGATGCCGGGCGTCGTTGCGACGGCGGCGAACATGTGGCAGATCTACATCCTGATCACGGCCCTCTCCACCATCCTCATCCTCCTCTCCGGGGTCTCCCTCTGGGACGCCGTCAACATCGCCATGACCTCCATCGCCACAGGCGGCTTTTCCGTCCACACCGCAGGCATTACGTATTACAACAATATCCTCCTCGAAATGCTCGTCATCCCGGTGATGCTCGCCGGAGCCCTGCCCTTCAAACTCTACTACCTGATGCTCCACAGCCACCGGAGGATCCACATCCTGAAAGATCCCCAGGCGCGGGTGCTCTTCCTCCTCGTCGCCACCGGCACCCTGGTCACGGCCTTCGACCTGGTGACGAAGAACCTCCTCGACCTCCAGACGGCCCTCCGCCAGTCCCTCTTCATGGTGACAAGCGCCATCACCTGCACCGGTTTTCAGAACGGAAACCCCTTCGAATGGACAGGGGCGACTGTCCTTTTCATTACCCTGCTGATGCTCATCGGCGGTTCCTCGGGGAGCACCTCGGGCGGGATGAAGATCGGGCGGATCATCACCGGTTTCGACGGCCTTGTCTGGTGGTTCAGGCGCATCTTTCACTCGAGCAGGGCGATCGTGCCCTTCCGGTATGAGGGCCGGACCATTCCCCACACAGTCGCCGAGTTCACGGTGGCAAAGACGATGCTCACCATCTTCCTCTTCATCTTCACCGGCTTTCTTGCAAGCCTCATCCTCCTCCACCTCCAGGCCGCCGGACCTTTCGAGGTCGCCGACGTCACCTTCGAGGCCGTCTCGGCGATGTGCAATGTGGGGCTTTCCACCGGCTTTGCAAACCCCGAGATCAGTCCGGTCTCGAAATGGCTCTTCATCTTCCTGATGTGGTTCGGACGGCTGGAGATGGTGCCGGTGATCGTCCTCGCCGTCGGGGCGATAAGGGGGTTCGACTGAGGAATAGTCAGGGCGCCGGGCGTTCGGGCGCCGCGGCCGCGAGGTGCCTGTCCAGCGTCGCAAAGAGGGGTTCCAGGCGCTCGTCTTCGACGTGCACGACAGACGACCCGAAATCGGCAGCCCGGAGACAGCGGC
It encodes:
- a CDS encoding AAA family ATPase, which translates into the protein MKYAMVIRESLSAIQSSFRSIFKERDDEIRGALLGIVSGEHVLFLGPPGTAKTYLAHTICKSIEGGTFYYYLLTRFTTPDEIFGPLSLKALEQDEFRRNIEGCLPTAHIALLDEIFKANSSILNSLLTILNERKFHNGKNILDIPLLSVFGASNELPEEDENLEALYDRFLLRYSVDYIQDEKNFFEYLTGSSDGFTPSTTLSIQDVNALREEAQKLPVDPDVLNSILALRKELRSVEISISDRRWKKILHVLKVAAAANGDTSVNRTMLPLLQHMLWTVPDQREQIRKRILDVAVSGGINAYQLGNEVSDFDKISRSVQYSYDPSQKLPQTVACKNCNNRFGTVWDLVRHSEKNPSHMYYTNSNWQTYNATDTLRSLGIKPNTIDHSKYKMLIREYNEILEKKNRLKQSLETETADLKNNLNQNIWISRRDVDEILLRHEEKIKDLYAIEEKMADIEKNIECRYKS
- a CDS encoding TrkH family potassium uptake protein, which translates into the protein MRGRDQIAAILPDMGRIFLLIGLVCLTPLVVGAIYHEWNLLPAMMTAPLAFFIIGGLLSPLRVPAGQAHLSVAIAAVACIWFVCALVGALPFTIGHHMPFTDSVFEAMSGWTDTGLTLIADVDGTPKTLLFWRSFMQWLGGIGIVAFTVALSRRSGTLQRGLYRYEGRSESLMPGVVATAANMWQIYILITALSTILILLSGVSLWDAVNIAMTSIATGGFSVHTAGITYYNNILLEMLVIPVMLAGALPFKLYYLMLHSHRRIHILKDPQARVLFLLVATGTLVTAFDLVTKNLLDLQTALRQSLFMVTSAITCTGFQNGNPFEWTGATVLFITLLMLIGGSSGSTSGGMKIGRIITGFDGLVWWFRRIFHSSRAIVPFRYEGRTIPHTVAEFTVAKTMLTIFLFIFTGFLASLILLHLQAAGPFEVADVTFEAVSAMCNVGLSTGFANPEISPVSKWLFIFLMWFGRLEMVPVIVLAVGAIRGFD